One segment of Solanum stenotomum isolate F172 chromosome 1, ASM1918654v1, whole genome shotgun sequence DNA contains the following:
- the LOC125872894 gene encoding uncharacterized protein LOC125872894 isoform X1 — protein sequence MATFTSFASIKIPNLQSSDRGSIFRPNSSKKILKLSRCNVENSTSNSSNNTSTSSSTSSQDSESENLLLKMAWYGSEFLGIAASIFRSPTGTEAPSEGNLELATDGSGLVDRSLVVDSIKDDFQRSYFVTGNLTLNAYEEKCEFADPAGSFKGLSRFKRNCTNFGYLVETSNMKLMKWEDFKDKAIGHWRFSCILSFPWKPILSATGYTEYYFNEKSGKVCRHIEHWNVPKMALLKQIIRPSRGKKASG from the exons ATGGCTACTTTTACTTCTTTTGCTTCCATCAAAATTCCCAATCTCCAGTCCAGCGACCGGGGTTCCATTTTCCGGCCAAATAGTAGTAAGAAAATACTCAAGTTGTCCCGATGCAACGTTGAAAACTCCACAAGTAACTCATCAAACAATACTAGTACCAGCTCTAGTACTAGTAGCCAAGATTCCGAGTCTGAAAATTTGCTGCTCAAAATGGCTTGGTATGGTTCTGAATTCCTCGGGATTGCTGCATCAATTTTCCGTTCTCCGACTGGTACTGAAGCTCCTTCAGAGGGGAATTTGGAACTTGCAACTGATGGGTCTGGACTTGTTGATCGTTCCCTTGTGGTTGATTCCATTAAAGATGACTTCCAAAGATCCTACTTTGTTACAG GAAATCTGACCCTTAATGCATATGAAGAGAAGTGTGAATTTGCGGATCCAGCAGGTTCCTTCAAAGGGCTTAGTCGATTTAAAAGGAACTGTACTAATTTTGGTTACCTTGTTGAAACATCAAATATGAAACTCATGAAATGGGAGGACTTTAAG GACAAGGCGATTGGTCATTGGCGTTTTAGTTGCATACTGTCATTTCCATGGAAGCCCATTCTTTCAG CAACTGGTTATACAGAATACTATTTCAATGAGAAATCTGGAAAAGTATGTAGGCATATAGAGCATTGGAATGTCCCAAAGATGGCTCTTCTGAAGCAAATAATAAGGCCTAGTAGGGGGAAAAAAGCCAGTGGATGA
- the LOC125872894 gene encoding uncharacterized protein LOC125872894 isoform X2 translates to MATFTSFASIKIPNLQSSDRGSIFRPNSSKKILKLSRCNVENSTSNSSNNTSTSSSTSSQDSESENLLLKMAWYGSEFLGIAASIFRSPTGTEAPSEGNLELATDGSGLVDRSLVVDSIKDDFQRSYFVTGNLTLNAYEEKCEFADPAGSFKGLSRFKRNCTNFGYLVETSNMKLMKWEDFKDKAIGHWRFSCILSFPWKPILSEYYFNEKSGKVCRHIEHWNVPKMALLKQIIRPSRGKKASG, encoded by the exons ATGGCTACTTTTACTTCTTTTGCTTCCATCAAAATTCCCAATCTCCAGTCCAGCGACCGGGGTTCCATTTTCCGGCCAAATAGTAGTAAGAAAATACTCAAGTTGTCCCGATGCAACGTTGAAAACTCCACAAGTAACTCATCAAACAATACTAGTACCAGCTCTAGTACTAGTAGCCAAGATTCCGAGTCTGAAAATTTGCTGCTCAAAATGGCTTGGTATGGTTCTGAATTCCTCGGGATTGCTGCATCAATTTTCCGTTCTCCGACTGGTACTGAAGCTCCTTCAGAGGGGAATTTGGAACTTGCAACTGATGGGTCTGGACTTGTTGATCGTTCCCTTGTGGTTGATTCCATTAAAGATGACTTCCAAAGATCCTACTTTGTTACAG GAAATCTGACCCTTAATGCATATGAAGAGAAGTGTGAATTTGCGGATCCAGCAGGTTCCTTCAAAGGGCTTAGTCGATTTAAAAGGAACTGTACTAATTTTGGTTACCTTGTTGAAACATCAAATATGAAACTCATGAAATGGGAGGACTTTAAG GACAAGGCGATTGGTCATTGGCGTTTTAGTTGCATACTGTCATTTCCATGGAAGCCCATTCTTTCAG AATACTATTTCAATGAGAAATCTGGAAAAGTATGTAGGCATATAGAGCATTGGAATGTCCCAAAGATGGCTCTTCTGAAGCAAATAATAAGGCCTAGTAGGGGGAAAAAAGCCAGTGGATGA
- the LOC125877601 gene encoding uncharacterized protein LOC125877601, producing the protein MKNRQQDHVVTLIWAETNNVRSNFRRVFLRIMTIFIFFFCLLYVLYSVICLNPSFKLTQRPLDTFMRFDQENTIQRNLNIIPPEKTQLHHIVFGIGSSNATWNYRKEYVKLWWNPNKMRGFVWLDKNMSSTSNYDNVTTTTSLPKIMISSDTSRFRYTNKNGDRSGIRISRVLSETVRADSENVRWYVMGDDDTFFVPENLVRVLRKYDHKQYYYIGSVSETHWQNHEFSYNMAYGGGGFAISYPLAKAIEKMQDKCIQRYPYLYGSDDRMQACMAELGVPLTKEVGFHQFDLYGNVMGLLSAHPVSPLISLHHLDKIEPIFPNVTRVKALKRLKKPITLDSAGLMQQSICYDRPRKWTISVSWGYSVQINRGILPAREIEKPITTFNDWYGTNDENSLTFNTRPYHRNGCQRPYFYLLSNAYASTTNDTTTSVYAHDGAPRGKCKWRMADPSRIRHVKVYKKPDPNLWDKSPRRNCCRVLPTNKNDTLLIDVGECRDSEPF; encoded by the exons atgaaaaatagacAACAAGATCATGTGGTCACACTTATTTGGGCAGAAACAAATAATGTGAGGAGCAATTTTAGAAGAGTTTTTCTAAGAATTATGactattttcatctttttcttttgtcttctttatgttttatacTCCGTAATTTGTTTAAACCCTTCATTCAAGTTAACTCAAAGACCTTTAGATACTTTTATGAGATTTGACCAAGAAAATACAATCCAAAGAAACCTTAATATAATTCCCCCAGAAAAAACTCAGCTTCACCATATTGTTTTTGGCATTGGATCGTCAAATGCCACGTGGAATTATCGAAAAGAGTACGTAAAATTATGGTGGAATCCAAATAAAATGCGAGGATTTGTATGGTTAGATAAGAATATGAGTAGTACTAGTAATTATGATAATGTTACTACTACTACTTCTCttccaaaaatcatgatttcaagTGACACGTCAAGATTCAGGTACACGAATAAAAATGGGGATAGGTCAGGGATTCGTATATCCCGAGTTCTATCAGAGACAGTAAGGGCAGATTCGGAAAATGTGAGGTGGTACGTGATGGGGGATGACGATACGTTTTTCGTGCCTGAAAATTTGGTTAGGGTATTGAGAAAATATGATCATAAGCAATATTATTATATAGGGAGTGTATCGGAAACACATTGGCAAAATCAtgagttttcttataatatGGCTTATGGAGGTGGAGGTTTTGCTATAAGTTATCCATTGGCAAAGGCAATTGAAAAAATGCAAGATAAATGTATACAAAGATATCCATATTTGTATGGATCAGATGATAGAATGCAAGCTTGTATGGCTGAACTTGGAGTTCCTCTTACTAAAGAAGTCGGATTTCATCAG TTTGATCTATATGGTAATGTAATGGGCCTCCTCTCAGCCCACCCAGTTTCCCCATTGATTTCTCTTCATCATCTTGATAAAATCGAGCCCATTTTCCCCAACGTAACCCGAGTTAAAGCCTTGAAACGTCTCAAGAAGCCCATTACACTGGACTCAGCTGGGCTTATGCAACAGTCCATATGTTATGATAGGCCCAGAAAATGGACCATTTCTGTCTCATGGGGCTATTCGGTCCAGATAAATAGAGGCATTTTACCGGCCCGTGAAATAGAAAAGCCCATTACAACTTTCAATGATTGGTATGGAACTAATGATGAGAATTCCCTCACATTCAACACAAGACCATATCATAGAAATGGTTGTCAAAGACCATATTTCTACTTGTTGTCTAATGCATACGCGTCGACGACTAATGACACAACGACAAGTGTATACGCGCATGATGGGGCGCCTCGAGGGAAGTGCAAGTGGCGTATGGCTGATCCATCCAGGATACGACACGTGAAAGTGTACAAGAAGCCTGATCCAAATTTATGGGACAAG TCTCCAAGAAGAAATTGTTGCAGAGTCTTGCCAACAAACAAGAATGACACTCTTTTAATAGATGTAGGTGAATGCAGAGATAGTGAACCCTTTTAA
- the LOC125858159 gene encoding putative UDP-rhamnose:rhamnosyltransferase 1 — MSKSENVHVVMLPWSAFGHLIPFSNLSLALAELGGIHVSFISTPKNIQRLPKVPPNLTHLVKLVEFPLPSLDDNTLLPEDAEASVDLPLEKIQYLKVAYDLLREPIKNFIADQKPDWIIVDFFQNWIVEIAEAYNIPIIHFSVFSAASRAFMIAARASGPMPESLTLPVSEKLHFPSTLAYRSYEAAELFSLSFQEDASGESYAQRSAKVLRACRAVAIRSCKEFEGDYLDAMHKLISKPIIPVGLLSPPSCVDLNINRDQSWQRILKWLNQQNPQSVLFVGLGSECKPSKDQVYEIAHGIELSKLPFLWILQKPKWCSTTLDDVNPLPEGFRARNAEKGVVHIGWARQKEILAHSSIGGALVQGGLGSIVETLQHGHVLVVLPFVHDQGLNARLIVEKGFGIEVERNEENGSFTRKDIAKALMYAMVSEEGKEMRERARKAIDIFGDIQLQNSYIVSFVEYLKFLHC; from the coding sequence atgAGTAAGAGTGAAAATGTTCATGTAGTAATGCTACCATGGTCTGCATTTGGTCACCTTATTCCATTTTCCAATCTCTCCTTAGCCTTAGCTGAATTAGGAGGAATTCATGTTTCATTCATTTCTACTCCGAAAAACATCCAAAGACTCCCTAAAGTTCCTCCTAACTTAACACATCTTGTAAAACTAGTGGAATTTCCATTGCCAAGTCTTGATGACAACACTCTTTTGCCTGAAGACGCCGAGGCTTCTGTTGATCTTCCTTTAGAAAAAATTCAGTACTTGAAAGTAGCTTATGATCTACTCCGAGAACCGATCAAAAACTTCATTGCTGATCAAAAACCTGATTGGATTATTGTTGACTTCTTTCAAAATTGGATAGTTGAGATTGCTGAAGCTTATAATATCCCTATCATCCACTTCAGTGTTTTCTCAGCTGCTTCAAGAGCTTTCATGATTGCTGCAAGAGCTTCAGGACCAATGCCTGAAAGCCTCACATTACCTGTTTCTGAGAAGCTGCATTTTCCATCAACGTTGGCTTATCGGAGTTATGAAGCAGCAGAGCTTTTCTCCTTGTCTTTCCAAGAAGACGCCTCAGGGGAATCATACGCTCAACGTTCAGCCAAGGTATTGAGAGCATGTCGAGCTGTAGCTATACGTAGCTGCAAAGAATTCGAAGGTGATTATTTGGATGCTATGCATAAACTCATCTCTAAGCCTATAATCCCAGTTGGATTACTATCACCACCATCATGTGTAGACCTCAACATCAATCGTGATCAATCCTGGCAGAGGATCTTAAAATGGCTCAATCAACAGAATCCCCAATCAGTTTTATTCGTAGGACTTGGGAGTGAGTGTAAACCAAGTAAAGATCAAGTATATGAAATAGCTCATGGGATTGAACTATCTAAGCTACCATTTTTATGGATATTACAAAAGCCTAAATGGTGTAGTACTACTTTAGATGATGTGAATCCTTTGCCCGAAGGATTCAGGGCGAGGAATGCAGAGAAAGGCGTGGTGCATATTGGATGGGCGCGTCAAAAGGAAATTCTAGCACATTCTTCAATTGGAGGAGCACTAGTTCAAGGGGGACTAGGTTCAATTGTTGAAACACTACAACATGGACATGTACTTGTTGTTCTGCCATTTGTGCATGATCAAGGGCTGAATGCAAGATTGATAGTAGAAAAAGGATTCGGAATTGAAGTGGAGAGAAATGAAGAAAACGGATCGTTTACTAGAAAGGATATAGCCAAGGCATTGATGTACGCCATGGTTTCCGAGGAAGGTAAAGAGATGAGAGAAAGAGCAAGAAAAGCTATTGATATTTTTGGAGATATACAGCTTCAGAATTCTTACATTGTTAGCTTTGTTGAGTATCTGAAATTCTTACATTGTTAG